From a region of the Candidatus Sulfotelmatobacter sp. genome:
- a CDS encoding TolC family protein — MPLRPTRRLALGTVAVLALTSVLPQTVAARPRQPAPAVSPVPLATGTPSAVQVTTTPAPLPAPSYVPVSPNAMPSLPSADTESPLPFPYYGTPAPASPPHVDPAVPQVITLQQAILIAYARSPLLAEARAQVAIATAPVALAQSALFPELSATATNTYDHTQAGTSTSINPVTGAPTTSTTGGWSTDRGLSLSLQQLIYDGGHVADEIRSARATQSATIATYQRELQTIAYNVANAYYNVLAAQRQRQVDIATVALDQVQENLVAAQIRAGTEAAADLSTAQLPTEQARVAVIKQQATEKVALATFANTLGIDAAINVQPKDDVPPLSATSGTISLSPAFPTPSYDQAYARANLLRPDLTSAQQTVLSYQWNFRAAKLGNFPTLSLAGGYNIDSTSPGGAAYRNSGSIGLDLDIPIYDRGATRAETAQAQGQLDNAVAQLVAEQQSIQLNVQSALVNLVAAYAALTQTDAELAKAQDVLRSTQAQYKAGVTTLPLLLNAQVGITQALTDEVSAVYAVRQAEQALLYAEGANAAG, encoded by the coding sequence ATGCCGCTGCGCCCCACGCGCCGATTGGCGCTCGGGACGGTCGCCGTGCTCGCGCTGACCTCCGTGCTGCCGCAGACCGTCGCGGCTCGTCCGCGCCAGCCGGCGCCGGCGGTCTCGCCGGTGCCGCTCGCGACCGGGACCCCGAGCGCAGTCCAAGTCACGACGACGCCGGCACCGCTGCCGGCGCCCTCGTACGTGCCCGTCTCCCCCAACGCGATGCCGAGCCTGCCCTCGGCCGATACCGAGTCGCCGCTGCCGTTTCCCTATTACGGTACGCCGGCGCCGGCCTCGCCGCCGCACGTCGACCCGGCGGTGCCGCAGGTCATCACCCTGCAGCAAGCGATTCTGATCGCCTACGCGCGCTCGCCGCTGCTGGCCGAGGCGCGCGCCCAGGTCGCGATCGCCACCGCGCCGGTGGCGCTGGCGCAGAGCGCGCTGTTCCCCGAGCTCTCGGCCACCGCCACCAACACCTACGATCACACCCAGGCCGGCACGTCGACCAGCATCAACCCGGTGACCGGCGCGCCGACGACGTCGACGACCGGCGGCTGGTCGACCGACCGCGGGCTGTCGCTCTCGCTGCAGCAGCTGATCTACGACGGCGGCCACGTCGCCGACGAGATTCGCTCGGCCCGCGCGACGCAGAGTGCGACCATCGCGACCTATCAGCGCGAGCTGCAAACGATCGCGTACAACGTCGCCAACGCCTACTACAACGTGTTGGCCGCGCAGCGCCAGCGGCAGGTCGACATCGCGACGGTCGCGCTCGACCAGGTTCAAGAGAACCTCGTCGCCGCGCAGATCCGCGCCGGTACGGAAGCGGCGGCCGATCTCTCGACCGCGCAGCTGCCGACGGAACAGGCGCGCGTCGCGGTCATCAAGCAGCAGGCGACGGAGAAAGTCGCACTGGCGACGTTCGCCAACACGCTGGGTATCGATGCCGCCATCAACGTGCAGCCGAAGGACGACGTCCCGCCGTTGAGCGCGACGTCGGGGACGATCAGCCTCTCGCCGGCGTTCCCGACGCCTTCGTACGATCAGGCGTACGCGCGCGCGAATCTCTTGCGCCCCGACCTGACCTCGGCGCAGCAGACCGTCCTCTCGTACCAATGGAACTTCCGCGCGGCGAAGCTCGGCAATTTCCCGACGCTGAGCTTGGCCGGGGGCTACAACATCGACTCGACCTCGCCGGGCGGGGCCGCCTATCGGAACTCGGGCTCGATCGGGCTCGACCTCGACATCCCGATCTACGACCGCGGCGCGACGCGCGCGGAGACGGCGCAGGCGCAAGGGCAGCTCGACAACGCCGTCGCGCAGCTCGTCGCCGAGCAGCAGTCGATCCAGCTCAACGTGCAGTCGGCGCTGGTGAACCTGGTGGCCGCCTATGCGGCGCTCACGCAGACCGACGCCGAGCTGGCCAAGGCGCAGGACGTCCTGCGTTCGACCCAGGCGCAGTACAAGGCCGGGGTCACCACCCTGCCGCTGCTGCTCAACGCCCAGGTCGGCATCACCCAGGCGCTGACCGACGAAGTCTCGGCGGTGTACGCGGTGCGCCAGGCCGAACAGGCCTTGCTCTACGCGGAGGGCGCCAACGCGGCTGGGTGA
- a CDS encoding thioesterase family protein has translation MRGKIEVGRSYQRQTRVEEWMTAEKAGNAGVDVLSTPMLLQLVEEAAMQCIAPVLDPDEITLGTHVDLSHLAATPVGLIIRTEVEVLKVDGRRIEFAFAAFDEREKIGEGTHERYVTSREKFRERLDEKLG, from the coding sequence ATGCGGGGCAAGATCGAGGTCGGGAGGTCCTACCAGCGCCAGACTCGGGTTGAGGAGTGGATGACGGCCGAGAAGGCCGGCAATGCCGGTGTCGACGTGCTGTCGACACCGATGCTGCTCCAGCTGGTCGAGGAGGCCGCGATGCAGTGCATCGCCCCGGTCCTGGACCCCGACGAGATCACCCTGGGGACCCACGTCGACCTCTCGCACCTGGCCGCCACCCCGGTGGGCCTGATCATCCGGACCGAGGTCGAGGTCCTCAAGGTCGACGGCCGCCGGATCGAGTTCGCCTTCGCCGCCTTCGACGAGCGCGAGAAGATCGGCGAGGGGACCCACGAGCGCTACGTCACCTCCCGCGAGAAATTCCGCGAGCGCCTGGACGAGAAGCTCGGCTGA
- a CDS encoding efflux RND transporter periplasmic adaptor subunit has translation MRLSRRTALAATILVVALAACGKGGAPAQQGPPPLAVDVAKAQRSDIATYVTLDGQIAPLQQSTLSSPQSGNLVAVYVNEGQRVHRGQLLAKIDDAALRATLAQQVALVQQGTAALSSSNLQYPVTAAQGTSTIETAQQQLASARNAVQTSQSAYESAKATYVADQSLIKQGYVAQTAYIQAEAAYVQALQTLNTAKVTQRQAEVALKAAQQQGVNAAPIQAQQIAQNRGALAAAQAQVKLLQTEIAQTNIVAPFDGVVTQRLLDPGAFAGPNQPVVQVSQVDTVYVNVNVPDEDLVYLRKGTPVTFTATSLASRSYHANVFDVNATPTQGTLSYRARLRVDNPGGDLRGGMLVAVNVLTAEHRGAVVVPRAAVFSGEGGSNVFTVAEMPASPGMSKGAAAPQKGGAAGAKQGAAMSVKLATAKVVPVQVGLQTDTLAEVRSPLIRPGTTVIVTRPDRLDNNSPIMIGGPAGPSGAQ, from the coding sequence ATGAGACTCAGTCGGCGCACAGCGCTGGCCGCGACCATCCTGGTCGTGGCGCTGGCGGCATGCGGCAAAGGGGGAGCGCCTGCGCAGCAGGGGCCGCCGCCGCTCGCCGTCGACGTCGCCAAGGCGCAGCGGAGCGACATCGCCACCTACGTGACGCTCGACGGTCAGATCGCGCCGTTGCAGCAGTCGACGTTGAGCTCGCCCCAGTCGGGCAACCTGGTGGCGGTCTACGTCAACGAAGGGCAGCGCGTCCACCGCGGCCAGCTGTTGGCGAAGATCGACGACGCCGCGCTGCGCGCCACGCTGGCTCAACAGGTCGCGCTGGTGCAGCAAGGCACCGCGGCGTTGAGCTCCTCGAACTTGCAGTACCCGGTCACCGCCGCGCAGGGCACCTCGACCATCGAGACCGCCCAGCAGCAGCTGGCCTCGGCGCGCAACGCCGTGCAGACCTCGCAATCGGCCTACGAGAGCGCGAAGGCGACCTACGTGGCCGACCAGTCGCTCATCAAGCAAGGCTACGTCGCGCAGACCGCGTACATTCAAGCCGAAGCGGCCTACGTGCAAGCGCTGCAGACGCTCAACACCGCGAAGGTGACGCAGCGGCAGGCCGAGGTCGCCCTCAAGGCCGCGCAGCAGCAGGGCGTCAACGCGGCGCCGATCCAGGCGCAACAGATCGCGCAGAACCGCGGCGCGCTCGCGGCCGCGCAAGCGCAGGTCAAATTGCTGCAGACCGAGATCGCACAGACCAACATCGTCGCGCCGTTCGACGGCGTCGTCACGCAGCGTCTGCTCGATCCCGGCGCGTTCGCCGGGCCGAATCAACCGGTCGTCCAGGTCTCGCAGGTCGACACGGTCTACGTCAACGTCAACGTGCCGGACGAAGACCTGGTCTACTTGCGCAAGGGCACGCCGGTCACGTTCACCGCGACCAGCCTGGCCTCGCGCAGCTATCACGCCAACGTCTTCGACGTCAACGCGACGCCGACGCAAGGGACACTCTCCTACCGCGCGCGCCTGCGCGTCGACAACCCCGGCGGCGACCTGCGCGGCGGGATGCTGGTCGCGGTCAACGTCTTGACCGCCGAGCACCGCGGCGCGGTGGTCGTCCCGCGCGCCGCCGTCTTCTCGGGCGAGGGCGGCTCGAATGTCTTCACGGTGGCCGAAATGCCAGCTTCACCGGGTATGAGCAAGGGGGCCGCCGCCCCACAGAAGGGTGGAGCGGCTGGCGCAAAGCAGGGAGCCGCGATGAGTGTGAAGCTGGCGACAGCAAAGGTGGTGCCGGTGCAGGTTGGTTTGCAGACCGATACGTTGGCGGAGGTCCGCAGCCCGCTGATTCGTCCCGGGACGACGGTGATCGTCACCCGGCCGGATCGGCTGGACAACAACAGCCCCATCATGATCGGTGGGCCGGCCGGCCCGAGCGGAGCACAGTAG
- a CDS encoding peptide ABC transporter substrate-binding protein, whose product MRARRALALAALLALGLGGCTKVGEGTTGGNAMSDTSHPNVLSISTAEDPKNLNPALATSQAVGTLSAFLYQYAVLYDDHARPVPDAVSEVPTIANGDVSKDGLTLIYKIRPGDKWSDGVPVTCSDFRFTWQVMINPRNNVNTTEGWRDIKDLDCRNPAVAVVHMKRVYAPFLQQLWGVNGNGPIMPEHVLAKYNDAKGSFNTASYNSGPQVTSGPYTFLSWERGNAIRMQANPNFVFGKPKIDEVVYKIIPDQNTLATQVQTHEVDVAWNLQPASMGFLGRAAGVKVATPVVYVFDHVDFNLRHPPFNDVLVRRALTYAIDRKSLLDKVRLGLGELSNTFLDPTLFPKMQDPKVMTYPYDPAKAKALLDQDGWHVGPGGIRVKNGKRLSFQISTQVESDQGKRVQAQLQAYWRAVGADAEVKNYPTPMFFDNTANGIIQGGKSDVVLFAWTAAADIDNSAIYSGDDFAPHGQNGLFWNNRRATDAMNAANQTVDEPKRIALYHIVQEEFAKDDPSIILWFRKDAEAYTSALKGFQPTPVITTPFWDVWNLHY is encoded by the coding sequence ATGCGCGCGCGCCGCGCCCTCGCGCTCGCCGCGCTGCTCGCGCTGGGCCTGGGCGGCTGCACCAAGGTCGGGGAAGGGACCACCGGCGGCAACGCGATGAGCGACACCAGCCATCCCAACGTGCTCTCGATCTCGACCGCCGAAGACCCGAAGAACCTCAACCCGGCGCTGGCGACCTCGCAGGCCGTCGGGACGCTCTCGGCCTTCTTGTACCAATACGCGGTGCTCTACGACGACCACGCGCGGCCGGTTCCCGACGCCGTCAGCGAGGTGCCGACCATCGCCAACGGCGACGTCTCCAAAGACGGCTTGACGCTCATCTACAAGATCCGTCCGGGCGACAAGTGGAGCGACGGCGTCCCGGTGACGTGCAGCGACTTCCGCTTCACCTGGCAAGTGATGATCAACCCGCGCAACAACGTCAACACGACGGAGGGCTGGCGGGACATCAAGGACCTGGACTGCCGCAATCCGGCCGTCGCGGTCGTGCACATGAAGCGCGTCTACGCGCCGTTTCTGCAACAGCTGTGGGGCGTCAACGGCAACGGTCCGATCATGCCCGAGCACGTGCTGGCCAAGTACAACGATGCCAAGGGCAGCTTCAACACCGCCTCTTACAACTCGGGGCCGCAGGTGACCAGCGGGCCGTATACGTTCCTCTCCTGGGAGCGTGGCAACGCGATCCGCATGCAGGCCAACCCGAACTTCGTCTTCGGCAAGCCGAAGATCGACGAGGTCGTCTACAAGATCATCCCCGACCAGAACACGCTGGCGACGCAGGTGCAGACGCACGAGGTCGACGTGGCGTGGAATCTGCAGCCGGCGTCGATGGGTTTCCTCGGGCGCGCGGCCGGCGTCAAGGTCGCGACCCCGGTCGTCTACGTGTTCGACCACGTCGACTTCAACTTGCGCCACCCGCCGTTCAACGACGTGCTGGTGCGCCGCGCGCTGACCTACGCCATCGACCGCAAGTCGCTGCTCGACAAAGTGCGTCTGGGGCTGGGCGAGCTGAGCAACACCTTCCTCGATCCGACGCTGTTTCCCAAGATGCAGGATCCGAAGGTGATGACGTATCCGTACGATCCGGCCAAGGCGAAGGCGCTGCTCGACCAGGACGGCTGGCACGTCGGTCCGGGCGGCATTCGCGTGAAGAACGGCAAGCGGCTGAGCTTCCAGATCTCGACCCAGGTCGAGTCCGATCAGGGCAAGCGCGTCCAGGCGCAGCTCCAGGCGTACTGGCGCGCGGTCGGCGCCGACGCCGAGGTCAAGAATTACCCGACGCCGATGTTCTTCGACAACACGGCGAACGGCATCATCCAGGGCGGCAAGTCCGACGTCGTGCTGTTCGCCTGGACGGCGGCGGCGGACATCGACAACAGTGCGATCTACTCCGGTGACGACTTCGCGCCGCACGGGCAGAACGGGCTGTTCTGGAACAACCGCCGCGCGACCGACGCGATGAACGCCGCCAACCAAACCGTCGACGAACCGAAGCGGATCGCGCTCTACCACATCGTCCAGGAAGAGTTTGCGAAGGACGATCCGTCGATCATCCTGTGGTTCCGCAAGGACGCCGAAGCGTATACCAGCGCGCTCAAGGGGTTCCAGCCCACGCCGGTGATCACGACGCCGTTCTGGGACGTCTGGAACCTGCACTACTGA
- a CDS encoding peptide ABC transporter substrate-binding protein yields MRALVPALASLVFFAGTIAPAAPGERARHPWTIPHVLRYATGEDIVGLNPHLAQQLTLSYLSSLTMAWLLRYDEHNRPVPELALAVPSRANGGISADGRTYTYRLRRGARWSDGAPFTAADVVFSAHAVLNPSNDEGTHVGFDHIETIEARDPYTVVVRLRSVDVGFPVNFFTSAGANPCVLPEHLLGKLPNINDAPYNALPVGIGPFKYASWQRGDRVVLVPDPLYFGRKPKLQRVEFQIVTSRDTALTRLRTHEIDLWLPVPPAYYDDVRAIPAVAVLRRPSYGYEHLDFELQHPPLDDVRVRRALRLALDRPTILAKVRHGVGILQETPFAPGHPYHVDLPRVPYDPAAANALLDQAGWRRGSDGVRVRDGKRLALTLTLAAGSPDSDAMMELIRTWWSAVGVAIDVKHYPSPLYFAPFQAGGVLYAGKFDVGYFAWYTGPNGDVSNLFECKRAPPAGQNVMRWCDAAADAAMERFNASDDEAVRRAAADTLQERLAAEVPTIVTMAREDVFAYDDDLHGFHPNNVSAFDDLVDADI; encoded by the coding sequence GTGCGCGCACTCGTGCCGGCGCTGGCGAGCCTGGTTTTCTTCGCCGGCACGATCGCGCCCGCGGCGCCCGGCGAGCGGGCGCGCCACCCGTGGACGATCCCGCACGTCCTGCGCTACGCGACCGGCGAAGACATCGTCGGCCTCAATCCGCATCTCGCCCAGCAGCTCACGCTCTCGTACCTCTCGTCGTTGACGATGGCGTGGCTGCTGCGGTACGACGAGCACAACCGCCCGGTGCCGGAGTTGGCGCTGGCCGTCCCCTCGCGCGCGAACGGCGGGATCTCGGCCGACGGGCGCACGTACACGTACCGTCTGCGCCGCGGCGCGCGCTGGTCGGACGGGGCGCCGTTCACCGCCGCGGACGTCGTGTTCTCCGCCCACGCGGTGCTCAACCCGTCGAACGACGAAGGCACGCACGTCGGGTTCGACCACATCGAGACGATCGAAGCGCGCGATCCGTACACGGTCGTCGTGCGGCTGCGCAGCGTCGACGTGGGCTTTCCGGTCAACTTCTTCACCTCGGCCGGGGCGAATCCGTGCGTCCTGCCCGAGCATCTGCTGGGGAAGCTGCCCAATATCAACGACGCGCCCTACAACGCGCTGCCGGTCGGGATCGGTCCGTTCAAATATGCCTCGTGGCAGCGCGGCGACCGCGTCGTGCTCGTTCCCGATCCGCTCTACTTCGGGCGCAAGCCCAAGCTGCAGCGGGTCGAGTTCCAGATCGTCACCAGCCGCGACACCGCGCTGACCCGCCTGCGCACGCACGAGATCGATCTCTGGCTGCCGGTGCCGCCGGCCTATTACGACGACGTGCGCGCGATCCCGGCGGTGGCCGTGCTGCGCCGTCCGTCGTACGGCTACGAGCACCTGGATTTCGAGCTGCAGCACCCGCCGCTCGACGACGTGCGCGTGCGCCGCGCGCTGCGCCTCGCGCTGGACCGGCCGACGATCCTCGCGAAGGTCCGGCACGGCGTGGGCATCTTGCAAGAGACGCCGTTCGCTCCCGGGCACCCGTACCACGTCGATCTGCCGCGCGTTCCGTACGACCCCGCCGCGGCGAACGCACTGCTCGACCAAGCGGGTTGGCGGCGCGGCTCCGACGGCGTCCGCGTGCGTGACGGAAAGCGCCTCGCGCTGACGCTCACGCTGGCGGCGGGCAGTCCCGACAGCGACGCCATGATGGAGCTCATTCGCACCTGGTGGTCGGCGGTCGGCGTCGCGATCGACGTCAAGCACTACCCCTCGCCGCTGTACTTCGCGCCGTTTCAGGCCGGCGGGGTCCTCTACGCCGGCAAGTTCGACGTTGGTTACTTCGCTTGGTACACGGGGCCGAACGGCGACGTCAGTAACCTATTTGAGTGCAAACGCGCGCCGCCGGCGGGACAGAACGTCATGCGCTGGTGCGACGCGGCCGCCGACGCCGCCATGGAACGATTCAACGCGAGCGACGACGAAGCGGTCCGCCGGGCCGCCGCCGACACGCTCCAGGAGCGGTTGGCGGCCGAGGTCCCGACGATCGTGACGATGGCACGGGAAGACGTCTTCGCGTACGACGACGACCTGCACGGGTTTCATCCCAACAACGTCTCCGCGTTCGACGATTTGGTCGACGCCGACATCTAG
- a CDS encoding copper amine oxidase N-terminal domain-containing protein translates to MKRLSTGVLAAIFAVGIGMTSVLGQTAAFARGNTGTLAHVQVAQDQSGMPPADFGTPPSGEIPILFNDRHVYTKPDRLTANRVLAALVRGNTILIPLRSMFEQMGATVSYDPATRTADVSKPGSDVKVTVGRPEVVINGESRPLDVPPEIYKGAVVVPVRVISEGMGAYVQWVPDRRIVVVRYVVAPVPTPVPTPVPTPVATPVPTPVPTPVPTPVPTKNPYEHFVVGDYIFASKVYNEFSPGNQEKGASFTGRAAAEFPLFGLPWMIEDDYRQWAYPHNPGYVTTIGGDGSTFVPSFRAVDTDNDARLGIKIASPRIYIGVGYLSRAENYGYPRQNGVGFGAEKLPDLDQPLSVYGSIWYYPSVSGPFTFPDGSTSDIEARFMKYEVGATWTLGSSGLFLDAGFLGDQITNKQLMPDNAAHAGGYVGLGFKF, encoded by the coding sequence GTGAAACGACTGAGCACCGGGGTTCTGGCCGCGATCTTCGCGGTCGGTATCGGTATGACGTCGGTTCTGGGCCAGACGGCCGCATTCGCGCGAGGCAACACAGGTACGCTCGCGCACGTGCAGGTCGCTCAGGACCAGTCCGGCATGCCGCCCGCTGACTTCGGCACGCCACCATCCGGCGAGATCCCGATTCTGTTCAACGACCGGCACGTCTACACGAAGCCGGATCGCTTGACCGCGAACCGCGTTCTCGCCGCCTTGGTGCGCGGCAATACCATCCTCATCCCTCTGCGCTCGATGTTCGAACAGATGGGCGCGACCGTGTCGTACGACCCCGCGACGCGCACGGCCGACGTCTCGAAACCCGGCTCCGACGTCAAGGTGACGGTCGGACGACCGGAAGTCGTCATCAACGGAGAAAGCCGCCCGCTCGACGTTCCGCCCGAGATCTACAAGGGCGCCGTCGTCGTACCGGTACGCGTCATCTCCGAAGGCATGGGCGCCTACGTCCAGTGGGTTCCGGACCGTCGCATCGTCGTCGTCCGGTACGTCGTGGCTCCGGTCCCGACCCCGGTACCGACGCCCGTTCCCACCCCGGTCGCCACGCCGGTCCCGACCCCGGTTCCGACCCCCGTCCCCACGCCGGTGCCGACGAAGAATCCGTACGAGCACTTCGTGGTCGGCGACTACATCTTCGCCTCCAAGGTCTACAACGAGTTCTCGCCCGGCAACCAGGAAAAGGGCGCCTCGTTCACCGGTCGCGCGGCGGCGGAGTTCCCGCTCTTCGGCCTGCCCTGGATGATCGAAGACGATTATCGCCAGTGGGCCTACCCGCACAATCCGGGTTACGTCACCACCATCGGTGGCGACGGCTCGACGTTCGTGCCGTCCTTCCGCGCGGTCGACACCGACAACGACGCGCGCCTGGGCATCAAGATCGCCTCGCCGCGTATCTACATCGGCGTCGGCTATCTCTCGCGCGCGGAGAACTACGGTTATCCGCGCCAGAACGGCGTCGGCTTCGGTGCCGAGAAGCTCCCCGATCTCGATCAGCCGCTCTCGGTCTACGGGAGCATCTGGTACTACCCGAGCGTCTCGGGACCGTTCACGTTCCCCGACGGCTCGACCTCGGATATCGAGGCACGCTTCATGAAGTACGAGGTCGGCGCGACCTGGACGCTCGGTTCGTCCGGGCTGTTCCTGGACGCGGGCTTCTTGGGTGACCAGATCACCAACAAGCAGCTCATGCCCGACAACGCGGCCCACGCCGGCGGCTACGTCGGACTCGGGTTCAAGTTCTAA
- a CDS encoding copper amine oxidase N-terminal domain-containing protein has product MHVRARAPAEARRLRLVPALFHLSQSPRSMGDTNSVKRLSTGLLAVLVAAGIGTTSVSAQQSAAQGNTRSFAPTQIAQTADQMPPADFGAPPSGEVPILFNDRHVYSKPDTLKQNRVLAALVRGNTILIPLRSMFEQMGATVSYDPATRTADVSKPGSDVKVTVGRPEVVINGETRPLDVPPEIYKGSVVVPVRVISEGMGAYVQWVPDRRIVVVRYVAAPPPPAPTPVPTPVPTPVATPVPTPVPTPVPTRKPRYYEHFIAGDYIFEPTVYNEFSPGNKDMGPSFAGRAALEFPAFNIPWMIEVNAEQFAYQHVGDFDTSVPRNSPCVPGAPQYGNRGCVTPIGSGGTGVYVPSFLAEDRDLDVRLGVEVAWPRIYIGVGYLWRNDNYGYPQQNGFGFGVEKLPDLDRSLSLFGSYWYYPSIQGNFTDPTTGIGYALQYRDSKYQIGAAWSVPFFTNGGVFLEGGFMGDRGYAKQFAPDGFIHDGWFAGIGVRF; this is encoded by the coding sequence ATGCACGTCCGTGCCCGAGCACCGGCGGAGGCCCGCCGCCTTCGGCTTGTCCCGGCACTCTTCCACCTCTCACAATCACCACGTAGCATGGGAGACACCAATTCAGTGAAACGACTGAGCACCGGACTTCTGGCAGTGCTGGTTGCCGCCGGGATCGGTACGACGTCGGTTTCGGCACAGCAATCTGCGGCGCAAGGAAACACTCGAAGCTTCGCGCCGACGCAGATCGCCCAGACCGCCGACCAAATGCCGCCCGCCGACTTCGGCGCCCCGCCATCGGGCGAAGTTCCGATCCTCTTCAACGATCGGCACGTTTACTCGAAGCCCGACACGCTGAAACAGAACCGCGTTCTGGCTGCGCTCGTCCGCGGCAACACCATCCTCATCCCCCTCCGCTCGATGTTCGAGCAGATGGGCGCAACGGTTTCGTACGATCCCGCGACGCGTACCGCCGACGTTTCGAAGCCCGGTTCCGACGTGAAAGTCACCGTCGGTCGGCCGGAAGTCGTGATCAACGGTGAGACCCGTCCGCTCGACGTTCCTCCCGAGATCTACAAGGGCTCCGTCGTGGTGCCCGTTCGTGTCATCTCGGAAGGCATGGGCGCCTACGTTCAGTGGGTTCCCGACCGTCGCATCGTGGTCGTTCGTTACGTAGCGGCTCCGCCGCCGCCGGCGCCGACCCCGGTTCCCACGCCGGTTCCGACTCCGGTCGCGACGCCGGTCCCGACCCCGGTTCCGACCCCCGTCCCCACCCGGAAGCCTCGTTACTACGAGCACTTCATCGCGGGCGACTACATCTTCGAGCCGACGGTCTACAACGAGTTCTCGCCGGGCAACAAGGACATGGGTCCGTCGTTCGCCGGTCGTGCTGCGCTCGAATTCCCGGCCTTCAACATCCCGTGGATGATCGAAGTCAACGCCGAGCAGTTCGCCTACCAGCACGTCGGTGACTTCGACACCTCGGTGCCGCGCAACTCACCCTGCGTCCCCGGTGCGCCGCAATACGGCAACCGTGGCTGCGTGACCCCGATCGGTTCGGGCGGCACGGGCGTCTACGTCCCGTCCTTCCTGGCCGAGGATCGCGACCTCGACGTCCGTCTGGGCGTGGAAGTCGCCTGGCCGCGCATCTACATCGGCGTTGGCTACCTGTGGCGCAACGACAACTACGGCTACCCGCAGCAGAACGGCTTCGGCTTCGGCGTCGAGAAGCTCCCGGACCTCGACCGTTCGCTCTCGCTGTTCGGCAGCTACTGGTACTACCCGAGCATCCAGGGTAACTTCACCGATCCGACCACGGGCATCGGCTACGCGCTGCAGTACCGTGACTCGAAGTACCAGATCGGTGCCGCCTGGAGCGTTCCGTTCTTCACCAACGGCGGCGTCTTCTTGGAAGGCGGCTTCATGGGTGACCGCGGCTACGCGAAGCAATTCGCGCCCGACGGCTTCATCCACGACGGCTGGTTCGCCGGCATCGGGGTCCGCTTCTAA